A genome region from Nitrospira sp. includes the following:
- a CDS encoding 4-(cytidine 5'-diphospho)-2-C-methyl-D-erythritol kinase, with product MNATSLRVLTPAKVNLILRVLERRPDGFHAIWSLMHTVGLDDEVLLTLQPSAASRIVLRCDHAALGADQSNLVYRAAQLVLARIDRPVDLSIVLTKRIPLGAGLGGGSSDAAATILGLTRLLGVNWSVQQMAEVGQQLGSDVPFFFVGPAACVTGRGEEVRSVQVTGSRWIVLVNPGFPVETKWAYQQLSATRAGTRPLSPELLQLGSRPVVDWSEIIPLVENDFEAPVFRQHPVLAEIKTQLLEQGAEVALLSGSGATMFGVFPGRTDAERAAAVLARDSRMKVYAVPAAGTPVMSAV from the coding sequence GTGAATGCGACCAGCCTGCGTGTTCTGACCCCTGCGAAAGTGAATCTCATCCTCCGCGTGCTCGAACGGCGTCCTGACGGTTTTCATGCCATCTGGTCGTTGATGCACACCGTGGGCCTCGATGATGAGGTGCTCCTCACCCTTCAGCCGAGTGCGGCGTCTCGGATTGTGTTGCGCTGCGACCATGCTGCATTGGGGGCCGATCAGAGCAACCTGGTTTATCGAGCGGCACAGCTGGTCTTGGCGCGAATCGATCGCCCCGTTGATCTGTCGATTGTCCTCACCAAACGTATCCCTCTAGGCGCCGGACTGGGCGGCGGCAGCAGCGATGCAGCGGCAACCATTCTCGGCCTGACTCGTTTGTTGGGCGTGAATTGGTCGGTCCAGCAGATGGCGGAGGTCGGGCAGCAGTTGGGAAGTGACGTGCCGTTCTTTTTTGTGGGGCCGGCTGCTTGTGTCACCGGGCGAGGGGAAGAGGTGCGATCCGTGCAGGTGACGGGCAGTCGTTGGATCGTGCTGGTGAACCCCGGGTTTCCTGTCGAAACCAAGTGGGCGTACCAGCAGCTGTCTGCCACCAGGGCGGGGACGCGCCCGCTGTCTCCGGAGCTGCTGCAGCTGGGCAGCCGTCCGGTTGTCGATTGGTCCGAAATCATTCCCCTGGTGGAGAATGATTTTGAGGCGCCGGTCTTCAGGCAGCATCCGGTATTGGCCGAGATCAAAACGCAATTGCTGGAACAAGGGGCCGAAGTCGCGCTCTTATCGGGGAGTGGTGCCACGATGTTCGGGGTATTTCCCGGGCGGACTGATGCGGAGCGGGCTGCGGCTGTGTTGGCTCGTGATTCGAGGATGAAGGTGTATGCCGTACCGGCGGCGGGTACTCCGGTGATGAGTGCAGTCTGA
- a CDS encoding ribose-phosphate pyrophosphokinase, with the protein MNRELKLFSGSANPALARAICSYLDLPLGAATVSSFSDGEIRIRVEENVRGADVFVTQSCCSPVNDSIMEMLIMIDALKRSSANRITAVIPYFGYARQDRKDQPRVPISAKLVADIITTAGADRVLTMDLHASQIQGFFNIPVDNLYALPVLMEYITKRKVSDLVVVSPDAGGVERARAFAKRLQANLAIIDKRREGPNQAQVMNIIGDVQGKSALLLDDMIDTAGTIVQGAQACLDKGAREVWAGCSHGVLSGPALERIQQSGLTEVLVTDSIPLRGKEQKCPKLKVLSVAPLFGEAIRRIHEDESVSSLFV; encoded by the coding sequence ATGAACAGGGAACTCAAGCTCTTTTCGGGCAGCGCCAATCCTGCGCTTGCGCGGGCGATTTGCTCGTACCTCGACTTGCCTCTTGGTGCGGCGACGGTGTCTTCCTTCAGTGACGGCGAAATCCGGATCCGTGTGGAAGAAAACGTGCGCGGGGCCGACGTATTCGTCACCCAATCCTGCTGTTCTCCGGTCAACGATTCGATCATGGAAATGCTCATCATGATCGATGCCCTGAAACGCTCGTCGGCCAACCGTATCACGGCGGTCATTCCCTATTTCGGGTATGCCAGGCAGGACCGAAAAGATCAGCCGCGTGTGCCGATCTCGGCGAAGCTGGTTGCCGACATCATTACCACGGCCGGCGCAGACCGTGTGCTGACCATGGACCTCCACGCGAGCCAGATCCAGGGGTTTTTCAATATTCCGGTCGATAATCTGTACGCCTTACCGGTGCTGATGGAGTACATCACGAAGCGGAAGGTGTCGGATCTGGTGGTGGTGTCGCCGGATGCCGGCGGCGTGGAGCGCGCGAGGGCCTTCGCGAAGCGGTTGCAGGCGAATCTCGCCATTATCGATAAGCGGCGGGAAGGGCCGAATCAGGCGCAGGTCATGAATATCATCGGCGATGTGCAGGGCAAGAGCGCCTTGCTCCTCGACGATATGATTGATACGGCGGGCACGATCGTCCAGGGCGCGCAGGCCTGCCTCGATAAAGGTGCGCGTGAAGTGTGGGCCGGTTGTTCGCATGGGGTGTTATCGGGGCCCGCATTGGAGCGTATACAACAATCCGGCTTGACTGAAGTGCTGGTGACCGATTCGATTCCCCTGCGAGGCAAAGAACAGAAGTGTCCGAAACTCAAGGTGTTGTCGGTGGCGCCTCTCTTTGGAGAAGCGATCCGGCGTATCCATGAAGATGAATCAGTAAGTTCGTTATTCGTGTAG
- a CDS encoding 50S ribosomal protein L25, whose amino-acid sequence MKFDLTVESREGGGKGPARQLRRAGRVPAVLYGQGECLLLSVKPDELVKILRSQAGSTALISLTINGAKSKAKRIALLREFQVDPITSSVLHADFFEVAMDKPIRVKVPVHLTGGQPLGLKEGGVLHHVLRQLHIECLPSVLPDFIEVDASQLQINQGIHLKDVPKTEGLRFLDDLEHMVVSVAAPMTDAKLESLLTTGAPGAEGAKEPEVAVKGKAVAEGAAGAEAGKAGDAKAGAAAPKAGAAPAKKEAEKKK is encoded by the coding sequence ATGAAATTCGATTTAACCGTTGAAAGCAGAGAAGGTGGGGGCAAGGGGCCCGCGCGTCAACTTCGTCGTGCAGGCCGGGTCCCGGCCGTGTTGTACGGACAGGGAGAATGTCTCCTGCTCTCAGTCAAGCCCGATGAGTTGGTGAAAATTCTGCGTTCTCAAGCAGGATCCACCGCGCTCATTTCTCTTACCATCAACGGCGCGAAGAGCAAGGCCAAGCGTATCGCGTTGCTGCGGGAGTTCCAGGTCGATCCCATTACGAGCAGCGTCCTGCACGCGGATTTCTTTGAAGTGGCGATGGATAAGCCGATTCGTGTCAAGGTTCCGGTGCATTTGACCGGTGGCCAGCCGCTTGGGTTGAAGGAAGGCGGAGTGTTGCATCATGTGTTGCGTCAGCTCCACATTGAATGTCTCCCGTCGGTCTTGCCCGACTTCATCGAAGTCGATGCGTCGCAGCTCCAAATCAACCAGGGCATCCACCTGAAGGACGTTCCGAAAACCGAAGGTTTGCGGTTTTTAGACGACCTTGAGCACATGGTTGTGAGCGTGGCTGCGCCGATGACCGATGCCAAGCTCGAATCCCTGCTGACCACCGGTGCGCCTGGTGCCGAAGGCGCCAAGGAGCCTGAGGTGGCGGTGAAGGGCAAGGCAGTGGCTGAAGGAGCGGCCGGTGCGGAAGCGGGCAAGGCGGGAGACGCCAAAGCTGGAGCTGCCGCGCCCAAGGCCGGAGCTGCGCCTGCGAAGAAGGAAGCGGAAAAGAAGAAGTAG
- the pth gene encoding aminoacyl-tRNA hydrolase, producing MRLLVGLGNPGADYADTRHNIGCWVIERAAARWSIRLTRKGAAQRGSGRAGSKLIELAGTLDWMNLSGPPLKGLLLELGLTPEALVVVHDDLDLEPGRLRIRQDGGSGGHNGLKSVIEALGTPQFVRLKIGVGRPAPRQDTADYVLEQVSPEERAIYAPCLERAVDALELLLNRDVATAMNQFNVREKAEGEERPG from the coding sequence TTGCGCCTGCTCGTTGGATTGGGCAATCCCGGAGCCGACTATGCCGACACGCGGCATAATATCGGCTGTTGGGTGATCGAACGGGCCGCTGCACGTTGGTCGATACGTCTCACCAGGAAAGGCGCGGCCCAGCGAGGCTCGGGTCGCGCCGGTTCCAAACTCATCGAACTCGCCGGTACTCTCGACTGGATGAATCTCAGCGGCCCTCCCCTCAAGGGCCTCCTCCTCGAACTTGGCCTGACTCCCGAAGCCCTGGTAGTTGTGCACGACGATCTGGATTTAGAGCCGGGTCGCTTGCGGATCAGGCAGGACGGCGGCAGCGGAGGCCATAACGGCCTCAAGTCCGTCATTGAAGCGTTGGGCACGCCGCAGTTCGTGCGGCTGAAGATCGGTGTCGGCCGTCCGGCACCGAGGCAGGATACTGCAGACTACGTGCTGGAGCAGGTGTCACCTGAAGAGCGGGCGATCTATGCCCCCTGCCTTGAGCGAGCGGTCGATGCCCTCGAATTGCTGCTCAACCGCGATGTCGCCACGGCGATGAATCAATTCAACGTGCGAGAAAAAGCGGAGGGCGAGGAGCGACCGGGTTAG
- a CDS encoding outer membrane beta-barrel protein produces the protein MVWTRFVCSGLSAGLLSGFLLLCAPSPTQAEWYAAAQFGANFADPLRNVRGSGPLAGLDAPNFNLKTSPAFGGKLGFFPSHGIFGLELDVTHSTPHIKNLDDVPGIHLSVTNLGGHVVLRYPGVTWQPYLGGGPALLIARLGRSSTTESDTQVSVGGNILVGIRAFVTPKVALFTEYKYTDSTFRFGGAFGTVGGFDATYRAHQLFVGLSYHF, from the coding sequence ATGGTGTGGACTAGGTTTGTGTGCAGTGGGTTGAGTGCCGGATTATTGAGTGGTTTTCTTCTGCTGTGCGCCCCTTCACCAACTCAAGCTGAATGGTATGCGGCCGCGCAGTTTGGCGCCAATTTCGCCGATCCCCTTCGCAATGTCCGTGGAAGCGGGCCGCTGGCCGGTCTGGACGCTCCCAACTTCAACCTGAAAACGAGCCCTGCCTTCGGAGGCAAGCTGGGATTTTTCCCTTCGCATGGCATCTTCGGGCTTGAGCTGGATGTCACGCACAGTACCCCGCACATTAAGAACCTAGATGATGTGCCGGGCATCCACCTGTCCGTGACCAACCTCGGTGGCCACGTGGTGTTGCGCTATCCCGGCGTCACCTGGCAGCCTTATCTCGGCGGCGGCCCGGCGTTACTTATCGCGCGGCTGGGCCGATCCTCGACCACGGAGAGTGATACGCAAGTGTCGGTCGGCGGGAATATCCTCGTCGGCATTCGAGCGTTCGTGACGCCGAAGGTCGCGCTGTTCACCGAATACAAATATACGGACTCGACGTTTCGTTTTGGTGGAGCCTTCGGGACGGTCGGCGGCTTTGATGCGACCTATCGGGCACATCAACTCTTCGTCGGTCTGTCCTATCATTTTTAG